A portion of the Malania oleifera isolate guangnan ecotype guangnan chromosome 3, ASM2987363v1, whole genome shotgun sequence genome contains these proteins:
- the LOC131150588 gene encoding two-on-two hemoglobin-3 isoform X1 — protein sequence MQSLQQKASEWSGVAQEDAFAIDETNLFMKLGLQTFVNLSTNFYDRVYADEEEWFRSIFASSKKEDAIQNQYEFLVQRMGGPPLYSQRKGHPALIGRHRPFPVTHQAAERWLHHMQQAVDDVKDIDEDSNVKMMNFFRHTAFFLVAGNELKNQNHGVQLAARYWLRQQQQRPND from the exons atgcaGTCTCTTCAGCAGAAGGCGTCCGAGTGGAGCGGAGTGGCGCAGGAGGACGCCTTCGCCATTGACGAAACCAATCTTTTTATGAAGCTTGGTCTACAGACATTCGTGAACCTCTCCACCAATTTCTATGACAG ggtttatgctGATGAGGAGGAGTGGTTTCGTTCAATTTTTGCAAGTTCAAAGAAGGAAGATGCGATTCAGAATCAATATGAGTTTCTCGTGCAGAGAATGGGAGGGCCTCCCTTATATTCTCAGAGGAAAG GCCATCCTGCATTGATTGGACGCCATCGCCCTTTTCCTGTTACCCATCAAGCTGCAGAGAGGTGGTTGCATCACATGCAACAAGCAGTGGATGATGTCAAAGATATTGATGAAGATTCAAATGTCAAAATGATGAATTTTTTCAG GCATACAGCATTCTTTCTTGTGGCTGGAAATGAGTTGAAGAATCAAAATCACGGAGTCCAAT TGGCTGCAAGGTATTGGTTAAGGCAGCAGCAGCAGAGACCCAATGACTAG
- the LOC131150588 gene encoding two-on-two hemoglobin-3 isoform X2 — protein sequence MQSLQQKASEWSGVAQEDAFAIDETNLFMKLGLQTFVNLSTNFYDRVYADEEEWFRSIFASSKKEDAIQNQYEFLVQRMGGPPLYSQRKGHPALIGRHRPFPVTHQAAERWLHHMQQAVDDVKDIDEDSNVKMMNFFRHTAFFLVAGNELKNQNHGVQCKHATSRQAAI from the exons atgcaGTCTCTTCAGCAGAAGGCGTCCGAGTGGAGCGGAGTGGCGCAGGAGGACGCCTTCGCCATTGACGAAACCAATCTTTTTATGAAGCTTGGTCTACAGACATTCGTGAACCTCTCCACCAATTTCTATGACAG ggtttatgctGATGAGGAGGAGTGGTTTCGTTCAATTTTTGCAAGTTCAAAGAAGGAAGATGCGATTCAGAATCAATATGAGTTTCTCGTGCAGAGAATGGGAGGGCCTCCCTTATATTCTCAGAGGAAAG GCCATCCTGCATTGATTGGACGCCATCGCCCTTTTCCTGTTACCCATCAAGCTGCAGAGAGGTGGTTGCATCACATGCAACAAGCAGTGGATGATGTCAAAGATATTGATGAAGATTCAAATGTCAAAATGATGAATTTTTTCAG GCATACAGCATTCTTTCTTGTGGCTGGAAATGAGTTGAAGAATCAAAATCACGGAGTCCAATGTAAGCATGCTACCAGCAGACAAGCAGCAATATAA
- the LOC131151397 gene encoding uncharacterized protein LOC131151397: MGMMKMSWYNSGSGGSRRSIRLGRSTSTSQCGGEAGEPRWRTLWRRIKWEKKKIFSSKSSWDTMDCSKQKQQQQGFYDEEEYLQNFDQGLGWAEPDNLPRSFSARFANPSRRRVFTRTG, from the coding sequence ATGGGGATGATGAAGATGAGCTGGTACAACTCTGGCAGCGGAGGGAGCAGGAGGAGCATAAGGCTGGGGAGGAGCACGTCGACGTCGCAGTGCGGGGGGGAAGCTGGGGAGCCCAGGTGGCGGACGCTCTGGAGGAGAATCAAgtgggagaagaagaagattttcAGTAGCAAGAGCAGTTGGGATACCATGGATTGTTCAaagcagaagcagcagcagcagggtTTTTACGACGAGGAGGAATACTTGCAGAATTTCGATCAAGGGTTGGGGTGGGCGGAGCCCGATAACCTTCCTCGCTCCTTCTCCGCCCGCTTCGCCAATCCATCTCGCCGCCGCGTTTTCACAAGAACCGGTTGA